From the Maridesulfovibrio zosterae DSM 11974 genome, the window TGACCCCGACAGGAATCGAACCTGTGGCACCAAGATTAGGAATCCTGTTTGTTGTATATAAATAGCTGAATTAATTCAACTTGTTTTGTATATAATTGTAAGTAAATACTCATTTATTTTGACTCAGATTGGCATCCGGTTGACATGAATGTACTTTTTTCTGGGAGATACCAACAGATTGTAACATGGAATAAAAATAGATATAAGCCTCTTATCTGACAAATACAGTCGCCCTGAATCAATATACAAGAAACTCAACAATACCTGGAGTTAACATGCATTTCAAGTACACCATTCTCTACGTTGAAGATGTCACCAGCACCATTATTTTCTATGAAGATGTTTTTGGTTTTAACCGCAAGATGATCCACGAATCAGGTGAATATGGTGAATTAGACACTGGTGGAACCACTCTGGCATTTTCTTCACACAAACTCATGAATCAGCTAGGTAAATCGTCAGACACCCCCAATCCATCAGCTCCAGTGTTTGAGATCGCTTTTGAAACTGAAAATGTAGCAGAAGCACTTGAAAAGGCACGTTCAGCCGGAGCAAAAATCATCCAAGAACCTCAACAACAACCTTGGGGACAAACAATAGCTTATGTTGCTGACAACAATGGTTTCTTAATCGAAATATGCTCTCCCGTTGCTGGCGCATAGAATCATACGATTCGTAGACAATGAATTTGCCCACTTTATATATTTTTTCAGGCCTACCGGGGTCAGGAAAAAGTACTCTTGCTCAAAGGTTAAGTACTGAATTGAACAGTATATACCTCAGGATTGACACCATAGAACAAGCATTGCGGGACTTATGCAACTGCAAGGTCGAAGGAGAAGGTTAT encodes:
- a CDS encoding VOC family protein; the protein is MHFKYTILYVEDVTSTIIFYEDVFGFNRKMIHESGEYGELDTGGTTLAFSSHKLMNQLGKSSDTPNPSAPVFEIAFETENVAEALEKARSAGAKIIQEPQQQPWGQTIAYVADNNGFLIEICSPVAGA